A window of Garra rufa chromosome 16, GarRuf1.0, whole genome shotgun sequence contains these coding sequences:
- the ndst1a gene encoding bifunctional heparan sulfate N-deacetylase/N-sulfotransferase 1, translating to MLGVLRLRRLVRQVPLQTSFVFLFLLCILSVFLSSYFLYVVKRELEPSLASGRPADDLYVTPSRPLPFLSGAGGALSSDGSRTDPVVLVFVESPYSQLGQEIVAILESARFRYRTEISPGKGDMPTLMDGRRGRFVLIVYENILKYVNMDAWNRELLDRYCIEFGVGMIGFFKANENSLLNAQLKGFPLFLRSNLGLKDCTVNPKSPLLHVTRARQVFRGPLPGDDWTVFQSNHSTYEPVLLAKTRSAESTGLMHTSVVQDLGLHDGIQRVLFGHNLSFWLHKLVFVDALSFLTAKRLSLSLDRFILVDIDDIFVGKEGTRMKVADVKALVETQNELRRSIPDFTFNLGFSGKFFHAGTEEEDRGDDLLLSYVDEFWWFPHMWSHMQPHRFHNQSVLAEQMMLNRRFAEDHSIPTHLGYAVAPHHSGVYPVHIQLYEAWKRVWDIRVTSTEEYPHLKPARFRRGFIHRGIRVLPRQTCGLFTHTIFYKEYPGGPQELERIIDGGELFLTVLLNPISIFMTHLSNYGNDRLGLFTFKRLLNFLLTWTHLKLQTLPPLQLADKYFQLFPSDAEPLWQDPCEDKRHEDIWSKEKTCDRFPKLLLIGPQKTGATALYLFLGMHPDLSSNYPNKETFEEIQFFSGHNYQRGIDWYMEYFPLPSNSSSDYYFEKSASYFDSDVAAVRAAALLPRAKIITVLSDPVDRAYAWYQHQRAHADPVALKHSFHDVITASHNAPVKLRVLQNRCLAPGWYATHLSRWLEHYHHDQILVVDGQTLKTDPASVMEKIQTFLGLENRVDYHKILAFDPKKGFWCQLLDGGKTKCLGKSKGQRYPDMDIQSQVFLSNYYRDGNIQLSKLLYKMGQVLPGWLREDLLNIR from the exons ATGCTCGGCGTGCTCCGCCTGCGCCGTCTTGTTCGCCAGGTGCCGTTACAGACCAGCTTCGTCTTCCTCTTCCTCCTGTGCATCCTCAGTGTCTTCCTTTCTTCCTACTTCCTGTATGTCGTCAAGCGAGAACTGGAACCTTCGCTCGCATCAGGACGTCCGGCCGATGACCTCTACGTGACCCCGTCTAGGCCCCTCCCCTTCCTGTCTGGAGCGGGCGGGGCACTGTCGTCAGATGGCTCTCGGACAGATCCGGTCGTGCTGGTGTTTGTGGAGAGTCCGTATTCACAGCTTGGACAGGAGATCGTGGCTATCTTGGAGTCAGCGAGGTTCCGGTACCGGACTGAAATCTCTCCCGGAAAAGGAGACATGCCCACGTTAATGGACGGACGGCGGGGCCGCTTTGTGCTCATCGTGTACGAAAACATCCTGAAGTATGTGAACATGGACGCCTGGAACAGGGAGTTACTGGATAGATACTGTATCGAGTTTGGAGTGGGAATGATCGGCTTCTTTAAG GCCAATGAGAACAGTCTGCTGAATGCACAGCTGAAAGGATTCCCTCTGTTCCTGCGCTCCAATCTGGGCCTGAAGGACTGTACCGTCAACCCCAAATCCCCTCTGCTTCACGTCACACGAGCGCGACAG GTGTTTAGGGGTCCTCTCCCTGGGGACGACTGGACCGTCTTTCAGTCCAATCACTCCACCTACGAGCCGGTTCTGCTGGCTAAAACCCGTTCAGCTGAGAGCACTGGACTCATGCACACATCCGTGGTTCAGGATCTCGGGCTTCATGATGGGATTCAGAGGGTTTTGTTCGGACACAACCTCTCCTTCTGGCTTCACAAGCTGGTGTTTGTGGACGCTTTATCCTTCCTCACCGCTAAGAGACTGTCGCTGTCCCTTGACCGCTTCATACTGGTGGACATCGATGATATATTTGTGGGAAAGGAAGGGACCAGGATGAAGGTGGCAGATGTGAAG GCATTGGTTGAAACTCAGAATGAGCTACGCAGGTCGATTCCAGATTTCACCTTTAACCTGGGCTTCTCAGGGAAGTTCTTTCATGCAG GTACTGAAGAGGAGGATCGTGGTGATGATCTGCTGCTGTCGTATGTTGATGAGTTCTGGTGGTTTCCTCACATGTGGAGTCACATGCAGCCGCACCGCTTCCATAACCAGAGTGTGTTAGCAGAGCAGATGATGCTGAACCGACGCTTCGCTGAG GATCACTCCATCCCGACTCATCTGGGTTATGCGGTGGCTCCTCATCACTCCGGTGTGTATCCCGTCCACATCCAGCTGTACGAGGCCTGGAAGCGTGTGTGGGACATTAGAGTGACCAGCACTGAGGAGTATCCACACCTTAAACCTGCTCGATTCAGACGTGGATTCATTCACCGCGGCAtcaga GTTTTGCCCAGGCAGACGTGCGGTCTGTTCACACACACCATCTTTTATAAGGAGTATCCTGGCGGGCCGCAGGAGCTGGAGCGGATCATTGATGGAGGGGAGCTGTTCCTCACTGTCCTGCTCAACCCT ATTAGCATCTTCATGACGCATCTGTCAAACTACGGGAACGATCGTCTTGGTTTGTTCACCTTCAAACGGCTGCTCAACTTCCTGCTCACCTGGACTCACCTGAAACTACAGACGCTTCCTCCGCTGCAGCTCGCTGACAAATACTTCCAGCTGTTCCCGTCTGACGCCGAGCCACTCTGGCAG gaCCCCTGCGAGGATAAAAGACACGAGGACATTTGGTCGAAAGAGAAAACCTGTGACCGTTTCCCAAAACTGCTGCTTATTGGCCCTCAGAAGACGG gaGCGACGGCTCTCTATCTGTTTCTGGGGATGCATCCTGATCTAAGCAGTAATTACCCCAATAAAGAGACGTTTGAGGAGATTCAGTTCTTCAGTGGTCACAATTATCAGCGAGGCATTGACTG GTATATGGAATATTTCCCCCTCCCGTCCAACAGCAGCTCTGATTATTATTTTGAGAAAAGTGCCAGCTATTTTGATTCAGATGTAGCCGCGGTCAGAGCCGCAGCGCTGCTGCCCAGAGCCAAAATTATTACAGTCCTGAGTGACCCTGTGGACCGAGCCTACGCCTGGTACCAG CATCAAAGAGCGCATGCTGACCCTGTGGCTCTGAAACATTCTTTCCATGATGTCATTACGGCATCCCACAATGCACCTGTGAAGCTGCGCGTCCTGCAGAACCGTTGTCTGGCTCCAGGATGGTACGCCACACACCTCTCGCGCTGGCTTGAACACTACCACCATGACCAG ATTCTAGTTGTGGACGGTCAGACATTGAAAACGGATCCAGCATCAGTCATGGAGAAGATCCAGACGTTTCTGGGTTTGGAGAATCGAGTCGATTACCACAAGATACTAGC GTTTGACCCAAAGAAAGGCTTCTGGTGTCAACTGCTCGATGGAGGAAAGACCAAGTGTTTAGGAAAGAGTAAAGGACAGAGATACCCAGACATGGACATACAA TCTCAGGTGTTTTTGAGCAACTACTACAGAGATGGTAATATCCAGCTCTCTAAACTGCTGTATAAAATGGGTCAGGTTTTGCCCGGCTGGCTCAGAGAGGATTTGCTCAACATCAGGTAA